The following are from one region of the Capsicum annuum cultivar UCD-10X-F1 chromosome 1, UCD10Xv1.1, whole genome shotgun sequence genome:
- the LOC107842067 gene encoding serine/arginine-rich SC35-like splicing factor SCL28 isoform X2 → MGRYRSRSRSRSRSYSPVRRKRYDEPRYRRGGRRSPEPSGLLVRNIALSSREPRGFGFVKFRYAEDAAEAKAHLNCTVIGGREIKIVFAEENRKTPQEMRKVLRTSGPSARGSYRRHSPSRFPSRRYHSYSRSASPARHDSRDRDRENHDDYYSPRRSRSKSRSISPRDERNCRSKGRSSRQSRRMSRSNSPHIQKKGRFSMSPRDNSQIAHDVDFAPRRLKSPGRNADSSARSRSRSYSR, encoded by the exons ATGGGAAGGTACAGAAGCCGAAGTCGAAGCCGTAGCAGAAGTTACAGCCCCGTAAGACGTAAACGCTATGACGAACCACGTTACCGCCGCGGCGGCCGTCGCTCTCCCGAACCTTCAGGTCTTCTTGTTCGTAATATTGCCCTTAGCTCCAG GGAACCACGAGGATTTGGCTTTGTGAAGTTCCGTTATGCCGAAGATGCAGCTGAAGCAAAAGCACACTTAAACTGTACAGTTATTGGTGGACGTGAAATTAAGATTGTTTTTGCAGAGGAGAATCGGAAGACCCCTCAAGAAATGCGCAAGGTTTTACGCACAAG TGGACCTAGTGCTCGAGGCAGCTACAGGAGACACAGCCCATCAAGGTTCCCAAGTCGCAGATATCACT CTTACTCGCGCTCGGCTTCCCCAGCAAGACATGACTCAAG GGACAGGGATCGTGAGAATCATGATGATTACTACTCTCCAAGGAGATCCAGGTCAAAGTCTCGGTCTATTTCTCCAAGGGATGAAAGAAATTGCAGGTCGAAAGGAAGATCTTCAAGGCAATCAAGACGAATGTCAAGGTCAAATTCTCCACACATTCAGAAAAAAGGCAGGTTCAGCATGAGTCCAAGAGATAATAGTCAGATTGCTCATGATGTGGATTTCGCACCAAGGAGGCTCAAGAGTCCTGGAAGAAATGCAGACAGCTCAGCCAGATCTCGCTCTAGGTCCTACAG TCGTTGA
- the LOC107842067 gene encoding serine/arginine-rich SC35-like splicing factor SCL28 isoform X1, protein MGRYRSRSRSRSRSYSPVRRKRYDEPRYRRGGRRSPEPSGLLVRNIALSSRPNDLRVPFERYGPIKDVYLPKNYHTGEPRGFGFVKFRYAEDAAEAKAHLNCTVIGGREIKIVFAEENRKTPQEMRKVLRTSGPSARGSYRRHSPSRFPSRRYHSYSRSASPARHDSRDRDRENHDDYYSPRRSRSKSRSISPRDERNCRSKGRSSRQSRRMSRSNSPHIQKKGRFSMSPRDNSQIAHDVDFAPRRLKSPGRNADSSARSRSRSYSR, encoded by the exons ATGGGAAGGTACAGAAGCCGAAGTCGAAGCCGTAGCAGAAGTTACAGCCCCGTAAGACGTAAACGCTATGACGAACCACGTTACCGCCGCGGCGGCCGTCGCTCTCCCGAACCTTCAGGTCTTCTTGTTCGTAATATTGCCCTTAGCTCCAG GCCGAACGATCTTAGGGTCCCGTTTGAACGCTATGGTCCCATAAAAGATGTTTATCTGCCCAAGAATTACCATACTGG GGAACCACGAGGATTTGGCTTTGTGAAGTTCCGTTATGCCGAAGATGCAGCTGAAGCAAAAGCACACTTAAACTGTACAGTTATTGGTGGACGTGAAATTAAGATTGTTTTTGCAGAGGAGAATCGGAAGACCCCTCAAGAAATGCGCAAGGTTTTACGCACAAG TGGACCTAGTGCTCGAGGCAGCTACAGGAGACACAGCCCATCAAGGTTCCCAAGTCGCAGATATCACT CTTACTCGCGCTCGGCTTCCCCAGCAAGACATGACTCAAG GGACAGGGATCGTGAGAATCATGATGATTACTACTCTCCAAGGAGATCCAGGTCAAAGTCTCGGTCTATTTCTCCAAGGGATGAAAGAAATTGCAGGTCGAAAGGAAGATCTTCAAGGCAATCAAGACGAATGTCAAGGTCAAATTCTCCACACATTCAGAAAAAAGGCAGGTTCAGCATGAGTCCAAGAGATAATAGTCAGATTGCTCATGATGTGGATTTCGCACCAAGGAGGCTCAAGAGTCCTGGAAGAAATGCAGACAGCTCAGCCAGATCTCGCTCTAGGTCCTACAG TCGTTGA